The following proteins are encoded in a genomic region of Stutzerimonas balearica DSM 6083:
- a CDS encoding LytR/AlgR family response regulator transcription factor has protein sequence MNVLIVDDEPLARERLSRLVADVEGYRVLEPAASNGEEALAMIEELRPDVVLLDIRMPGLDGLQVAARLCEMDAPPAVIFCTAHDEFALDAFQVSAVGYLVKPVRPEHLAEALKKAERPNRVQLAALTRPAAVSGTGPRSHISARTRKGIELVPLDKVIYFIADHKYVTLRHEGGEVLLDEPLKSLEDEFGERFVRIHRNALVYRDRIERLQRTPLGHFQLFLKGLDNEALTVSRRHVAGVRKLMQVL, from the coding sequence ATGAATGTGCTGATTGTCGATGACGAACCCCTGGCTCGCGAGCGCCTCAGCCGTCTGGTGGCTGACGTCGAGGGCTATCGTGTCCTCGAACCTGCCGCCAGCAATGGTGAAGAAGCCCTTGCGATGATCGAAGAACTGCGTCCGGACGTGGTGCTGCTGGATATCCGCATGCCCGGCCTGGACGGTCTGCAGGTCGCTGCCAGGCTCTGCGAGATGGATGCGCCTCCGGCCGTGATCTTTTGCACCGCGCACGACGAATTCGCGCTGGATGCCTTCCAGGTCAGTGCCGTCGGCTACCTGGTCAAACCGGTACGGCCGGAACACCTGGCCGAAGCCCTGAAGAAGGCCGAGCGGCCCAACCGTGTGCAGCTGGCGGCGCTGACACGCCCGGCGGCGGTGTCCGGCACCGGGCCGCGTTCGCATATCAGCGCGCGGACCCGCAAGGGGATCGAGCTGGTGCCGCTGGACAAGGTGATCTACTTCATCGCCGACCACAAATACGTGACGCTGCGCCACGAGGGCGGCGAGGTGCTGCTCGACGAGCCGCTCAAGTCGCTGGAAGACGAGTTCGGTGAGCGCTTCGTGCGCATCCACCGCAACGCGCTGGTCTATCGCGACCGAATCGAGCGCCTGCAGAGGACGCCGCTGGGGCACTTCCAGCTGTTCCTCAAGGGGCTGGACAACGAGGCGCTGACGGTCAGCCGCCGGCACGTCGCGGGCGTTCGGAAGCTGATGCAGGTGCTGTAA
- the hemC gene encoding hydroxymethylbilane synthase: MSREIRIATRKSALALWQAEYVKARLESAHPGLKVSLVPMVSRGDKLLDAPLAKIGGKGLFVKELETALLENEADIAVHSMKDVPMEFPEGLGLYCICEREDPRDAFVSNHHDSLDTLPAGSVVGTSSLRRQAQLLARRPDLKIQFLRGNVNTRLAKLDAGEYDAIILAAAGLIRLGFGERIRASIGVDESLPAGGQGAVGIECRTADSELHALLACLNHDATAVRVKAERALNHRLNGGCQVPIACYAVLEGEQLWLRGLVGQPDGTQLLRAEGRAPATEAETLGVQVAEALLAQGAEQILKAVYGEAGHA, translated from the coding sequence ATGTCTCGCGAAATCCGCATTGCTACCCGCAAGAGTGCCCTGGCCCTGTGGCAGGCCGAATATGTCAAGGCGCGCCTGGAAAGTGCCCACCCGGGCCTGAAGGTCAGTTTGGTGCCCATGGTCAGTCGCGGCGACAAGCTGCTCGACGCGCCTCTGGCGAAGATTGGCGGCAAGGGTCTGTTCGTCAAGGAACTGGAGACCGCGCTCCTGGAAAACGAGGCAGACATCGCCGTGCACTCGATGAAAGACGTGCCGATGGAGTTTCCCGAAGGGCTCGGGCTTTATTGCATCTGCGAGCGCGAAGACCCGCGCGATGCCTTCGTTTCCAACCACCATGACAGCCTCGATACACTGCCGGCCGGCAGCGTGGTCGGCACCTCCAGCCTGCGGCGCCAGGCGCAGCTGCTGGCGCGGCGCCCCGATCTGAAGATCCAGTTCCTGCGCGGCAACGTGAACACGCGCCTGGCCAAGCTCGACGCTGGCGAGTACGACGCCATCATTCTTGCCGCCGCCGGGCTGATCCGCCTCGGCTTCGGCGAGCGCATTCGCGCCTCGATCGGGGTCGATGAAAGCCTGCCGGCCGGCGGGCAGGGGGCCGTCGGTATCGAATGCCGGACCGCCGACAGCGAGCTGCACGCACTGCTTGCTTGTCTCAATCACGACGCCACCGCCGTGCGCGTCAAGGCCGAACGGGCGCTCAACCATCGCCTGAATGGCGGCTGCCAGGTGCCGATCGCCTGCTACGCGGTGCTCGAAGGTGAGCAGCTCTGGCTGCGCGGCCTGGTCGGCCAGCCCGATGGTACCCAACTGCTGCGCGCCGAAGGCCGCGCACCGGCCACAGAGGCTGAAACACTGGGCGTGCAGGTCGCCGAAGCGCTGCTGGCGCAAGGTGCCGAGCAGATTCTCAAGGCGGTATACGGCGAGGCAGGGCACGCGTGA